One segment of Sulfobacillus thermosulfidooxidans DSM 9293 DNA contains the following:
- a CDS encoding argininosuccinate synthase, producing MVDGIHPGDTVVLAYSGGLDTSIIIPWLKENYGVEVVAFCADLGQGDDLDKVRDKAFASGAKAVVIKDLRQEFLTDYAFPMLKSQAIYENVYLLGTAIARPLIAKHLVEVAREYHATAVAHGATGKGNDQVRFELGVMAWAPDLKVIAPWREWNITGRNEAMAYAKEHNIPVSATPSSPYSRDQNLWHISHEGGVLEDPSVKTPPDVYTWTTDPLEAPNTPQWVRVGFDKGVPVAINGEEREPIDLMQTLNQLGAQHGIGRVTMVENRLVGMKSRGVYETPGGTILYAAHHGLTSLTWDRETQAFAQTVALRMARLIYDGLWFSALRESLMAFVNTANEVVTGEVDVMLYKGSATVHAMTSPFSLYSADLATFDGGQYNHHDAEGFIHLFGLPLAVRQRLLQQRGDA from the coding sequence ATGGTTGACGGGATTCATCCTGGTGATACGGTGGTTTTAGCCTATTCTGGAGGATTAGATACCTCCATTATTATTCCCTGGCTTAAAGAAAACTATGGAGTCGAGGTGGTCGCTTTCTGTGCGGATTTAGGCCAAGGAGACGATTTAGATAAAGTACGGGACAAAGCGTTTGCCTCGGGCGCTAAAGCGGTCGTGATTAAAGATTTGCGTCAAGAATTTTTAACGGACTATGCCTTTCCGATGTTGAAATCCCAGGCTATTTACGAAAATGTCTATTTGCTCGGCACGGCTATTGCCCGGCCGTTAATTGCTAAGCACCTTGTTGAAGTGGCCAGGGAATATCACGCCACCGCGGTCGCTCATGGGGCCACGGGAAAGGGTAACGACCAGGTCCGCTTTGAATTGGGAGTAATGGCCTGGGCACCGGATTTGAAAGTGATTGCGCCCTGGCGGGAATGGAATATTACCGGGCGGAATGAGGCGATGGCCTACGCCAAGGAGCATAATATTCCGGTATCGGCGACGCCTTCGAGTCCCTACTCCCGTGATCAAAATCTCTGGCATATTAGCCATGAAGGGGGGGTGCTGGAAGATCCCAGCGTGAAAACTCCGCCGGATGTTTATACCTGGACCACTGATCCGCTGGAGGCTCCAAATACCCCACAGTGGGTGCGGGTTGGCTTTGACAAAGGCGTTCCGGTGGCCATTAATGGGGAGGAACGAGAACCCATCGATTTGATGCAGACCCTCAACCAGCTCGGCGCTCAGCACGGGATAGGGCGGGTAACCATGGTCGAAAACCGTCTCGTGGGAATGAAATCCCGAGGAGTCTATGAAACGCCTGGAGGAACAATTCTGTATGCGGCGCATCACGGTTTAACCTCTTTAACGTGGGATCGTGAAACGCAAGCCTTTGCTCAAACGGTCGCACTTCGCATGGCCCGGTTGATTTATGATGGCCTGTGGTTTTCGGCATTGCGGGAATCTTTAATGGCATTTGTCAATACAGCGAATGAGGTCGTAACTGGCGAGGTAGATGTCATGCTCTATAAAGGTTCCGCCACCGTCCATGCGATGACCTCGCCTTTCTCGTTGTATTCAGCAGAT
- a CDS encoding aspartate aminotransferase family protein produces MAMTENHLMAVYARYPVTLSHGQGAEVWDIQGKHYWDFLAGIGVNALGYHHERVVKALNQAVSLTHTSNLFWHQPGIDLSNKMAEITHGYWSLWANSGTEANEAGIKLMRRYGKTVGRSAILSLSGGFHGRTMGSLSATFVPAYQDPFTPLVPEFYEVEAGNLSALEEALDRFKPCGLIVEAIQGEGGVIPLPPGYLSAAAKLAQDAGTLLMVDEVQTGMGRTGDWFGFQHEGIKPDIITVAKGIGAGISIGGMLAKKEVARYFQPGDHGTTFGGNPLAATVALEVLDWLQSEGLEHVRQMAPKMEAKLVALQDAFPEIVSGYRGRGLMWGLVVKVPAKTLVLDALDNGLILNAPKPDVIRMLPPLIIDDRALDAFFEIMTQVFSSYITSQREGA; encoded by the coding sequence ATGGCAATGACGGAAAATCATCTCATGGCCGTGTATGCACGCTATCCTGTGACATTAAGTCATGGTCAAGGTGCTGAAGTGTGGGACATTCAAGGCAAGCACTACTGGGATTTCTTGGCGGGGATTGGCGTGAATGCCTTAGGCTATCACCATGAACGTGTTGTTAAGGCCTTAAATCAAGCCGTAAGCCTTACCCACACCTCAAACTTGTTTTGGCATCAGCCCGGGATTGACTTAAGCAATAAAATGGCAGAGATTACTCACGGGTATTGGTCGTTATGGGCCAATAGCGGAACGGAAGCTAATGAAGCTGGGATTAAACTCATGCGCCGCTATGGGAAGACGGTGGGCCGTTCGGCCATTCTCAGTTTAAGTGGAGGATTTCATGGGCGGACGATGGGATCGCTGTCCGCCACATTTGTCCCCGCCTATCAAGACCCCTTTACGCCTTTAGTGCCGGAATTTTATGAAGTCGAGGCAGGAAATCTGTCCGCATTAGAAGAAGCACTAGACCGGTTTAAACCTTGTGGGTTGATTGTCGAAGCGATTCAAGGCGAAGGAGGAGTTATTCCGCTCCCTCCCGGATATTTATCAGCTGCCGCCAAACTAGCTCAGGATGCCGGCACTCTTTTGATGGTCGATGAAGTGCAGACGGGCATGGGACGAACCGGGGATTGGTTTGGGTTTCAGCACGAAGGCATTAAGCCGGATATTATTACGGTGGCCAAGGGGATTGGTGCGGGGATTTCCATAGGCGGCATGTTAGCCAAAAAAGAGGTGGCCCGCTATTTCCAGCCCGGGGATCATGGGACCACGTTTGGGGGCAATCCTTTAGCCGCGACCGTAGCCTTAGAAGTTCTAGACTGGTTACAAAGCGAAGGACTCGAGCATGTCCGTCAGATGGCTCCCAAAATGGAAGCTAAGCTGGTAGCTTTGCAAGACGCCTTCCCAGAGATTGTTAGCGGATATCGGGGACGAGGACTCATGTGGGGACTGGTCGTCAAGGTGCCCGCCAAGACTTTGGTATTGGATGCGCTAGACAACGGATTGATCTTAAATGCCCCGAAGCCGGATGTGATTCGCATGTTGCCGCCGCTTATTATCGATGATCGGGCATTGGACGCATTTTTTGAGATTATGACTCAGGTTTTCTCATCATATATCACATCACAACGTGAAGGAGCGTAA
- the argB gene encoding acetylglutamate kinase, with the protein MRVVIKVGGSVLSDGPGGSPWMREVQTFVAEGHQLAIVHGGGPAISESLRQTQTPIQFYQGQRVTTPEVLGHVIRILRGEMNALLVHALNRQGITAIGLSGMDGAFMVARHLPPKELGYVGYISDVKADLLDQLWTLGFVPVIAPLAPNEDHTEILNCNGDGVAEAVARHIQADLLVFYTDRGGLRTSPDPDARIVAHLTQDEIGTWIDQGKATEGMIPKLQAAQRALQGGVKQVLIGAFYDESEGTTHIV; encoded by the coding sequence ATGCGTGTTGTGATCAAAGTGGGAGGAAGCGTCTTAAGTGATGGGCCGGGTGGTTCACCATGGATGAGGGAAGTTCAAACTTTTGTGGCCGAAGGTCATCAGCTGGCTATTGTCCATGGAGGGGGACCCGCAATTTCCGAAAGCTTAAGACAAACTCAAACCCCGATTCAGTTTTATCAAGGGCAACGGGTCACGACCCCTGAAGTTTTAGGGCATGTCATAAGGATTTTACGAGGAGAAATGAACGCTCTATTAGTTCATGCCTTAAATCGCCAAGGGATAACGGCCATCGGACTTTCTGGAATGGACGGCGCTTTCATGGTCGCGAGGCATTTGCCGCCTAAAGAGCTTGGCTATGTGGGATATATTAGCGATGTCAAAGCCGATTTGTTAGATCAGTTATGGACTTTAGGATTTGTGCCGGTGATTGCGCCGTTGGCGCCCAATGAAGACCATACGGAAATTTTAAATTGTAACGGGGATGGTGTCGCCGAGGCTGTGGCCCGTCACATCCAAGCGGATTTGCTGGTGTTTTATACCGATCGCGGCGGACTGAGGACAAGTCCCGACCCGGATGCCAGGATTGTGGCGCATCTGACTCAGGATGAAATTGGCACGTGGATTGACCAGGGGAAAGCGACTGAGGGGATGATTCCCAAATTGCAAGCCGCGCAAAGAGCTTTGCAAGGAGGCGTCAAGCAGGTATTGATTGGGGCGTTTTACGATGAGAGCGAGGGGACGACACACATCGTCTAG
- the argJ gene encoding bifunctional glutamate N-acetyltransferase/amino-acid acetyltransferase ArgJ has translation MIRNIIEPALAHMTWKVGNVTTPLGFKAFGTASGILKGRPDMALIWSVKPAVVSGLFTTNTAKAWPVLLTQKTVYHGLCQAVIINAGNANAATGPQGEKDAALMQERTARGLNIPPSFVAVASTGVIGVPLPMDKIDQGIHQLLEQWEQHRDCDGKAASEAILTTDQVPKVLAAEVTLPEGTVHMGLMAKGSGMIHPNMATMLAFVTTDAVIDKELQDHLLRQAVDRSFHRISVDGDPSTNDMVLMMANGFSRVAIETPESIKLFQSALTHLLRQGARMIADDGEGATHLITCHVKGAPSEEDAAQKARVVVRSNLVKAAIYGQDPNWGRILAAIGTTPGAFDPDQVAIRMGRLTLFDHGLPTSFDENEAKDIMGQHEVVIEVDLHNGSYEAEAWGCDLTERYVEINAHYRT, from the coding sequence ATGATAAGAAATATCATAGAACCCGCCTTGGCCCATATGACCTGGAAAGTGGGCAACGTGACGACCCCCTTGGGATTTAAGGCGTTTGGTACGGCTTCAGGGATTCTAAAGGGACGTCCGGATATGGCCCTAATCTGGTCTGTCAAACCGGCTGTGGTTTCTGGGCTGTTTACGACGAATACGGCTAAGGCATGGCCTGTATTACTCACCCAAAAAACGGTGTACCACGGATTGTGTCAAGCCGTCATTATTAATGCGGGCAATGCCAACGCGGCGACGGGTCCCCAAGGAGAAAAAGACGCCGCTCTGATGCAGGAACGTACGGCTAGGGGTCTCAATATACCCCCCTCCTTTGTCGCGGTCGCATCCACGGGCGTCATTGGAGTGCCTCTTCCCATGGACAAGATTGACCAGGGCATTCATCAGTTGCTGGAACAGTGGGAACAGCACCGGGACTGTGATGGCAAAGCCGCCAGCGAAGCGATTTTGACGACGGACCAGGTTCCTAAAGTCTTAGCCGCCGAAGTCACTCTGCCCGAAGGCACAGTGCATATGGGGTTGATGGCCAAGGGATCAGGTATGATTCATCCGAATATGGCCACCATGTTAGCGTTTGTTACGACGGATGCCGTGATTGACAAAGAGCTTCAAGACCATCTTTTGCGTCAGGCTGTGGACCGAAGTTTTCACCGGATTTCCGTGGATGGCGATCCCTCGACTAACGATATGGTATTAATGATGGCTAATGGGTTTAGCCGGGTGGCTATTGAAACTCCGGAGTCGATTAAGCTCTTTCAATCGGCTTTGACCCATTTATTGCGACAAGGCGCCCGCATGATTGCAGATGATGGTGAAGGAGCAACTCATCTTATCACTTGTCATGTCAAAGGGGCCCCATCAGAAGAAGATGCGGCCCAAAAAGCCCGTGTGGTGGTGCGTTCTAACTTGGTTAAGGCGGCCATTTACGGGCAAGACCCTAATTGGGGAAGAATTTTAGCAGCCATCGGGACGACCCCTGGCGCCTTTGATCCCGATCAGGTTGCCATTCGCATGGGCCGCCTAACATTATTTGACCACGGTCTGCCCACCTCTTTTGATGAGAATGAAGCCAAAGACATTATGGGCCAACATGAAGTGGTGATTGAGGTAGATCTACACAACGGATCCTATGAGGCAGAAGCTTGGGGTTGTGACTTGACCGAGCGTTATGTGGAAATCAATGCCCATTACCGCACGTAA
- the argC gene encoding N-acetyl-gamma-glutamyl-phosphate reductase, whose product MRAVVVGATGYAGQEVVKILARHPEFEIVALTSSRQQQEPVSDIFPYLSRGPSVFVDPKDLSDMEFDWVFSCQGPKQATPYFFEWIERGAKIVDLSADFRFQDIKVYEQAYGSHPAPELLALAKAGYADDPTMDYDNAMRILGNPGCYPTAFYAAVAPLIAQGQSLPLVIVDGKSGVSGAGRAPREHLMMAEMVENVTPYNDPGKHRHTFEMEAVTGQTVVFQPHLMPMARGMELTIYIPNSSLSANSVVELWQDYYDGNAFITVLSPGQKPQTRRVRDTNRIELGVSADERSGTLVLYSALDNLQKGAAGQAVQHVNRWMNWPMELGLE is encoded by the coding sequence ATGCGCGCTGTGGTCGTAGGAGCAACGGGATATGCTGGTCAAGAGGTCGTGAAAATCCTGGCCCGCCATCCCGAATTTGAGATTGTGGCACTCACATCCAGTCGGCAACAACAAGAGCCCGTCTCTGACATTTTTCCATATTTATCACGGGGACCGTCTGTGTTTGTCGATCCCAAAGACCTCAGTGATATGGAATTTGACTGGGTCTTTAGTTGTCAGGGACCGAAGCAAGCGACACCCTATTTTTTTGAGTGGATTGAACGAGGGGCGAAAATTGTCGACTTGTCGGCTGATTTTCGTTTTCAAGATATTAAAGTGTATGAACAAGCTTATGGTTCGCATCCGGCACCGGAATTATTAGCCCTAGCTAAAGCCGGATATGCCGATGATCCCACCATGGATTATGACAATGCTATGCGGATTTTAGGAAATCCGGGGTGTTATCCCACGGCATTTTATGCGGCTGTTGCTCCGTTAATCGCTCAGGGACAATCCCTGCCTTTAGTGATTGTCGACGGGAAATCTGGGGTGAGCGGCGCGGGACGAGCACCCCGGGAGCATTTAATGATGGCTGAAATGGTAGAAAATGTTACCCCGTATAATGATCCTGGCAAACACCGGCATACCTTTGAAATGGAAGCGGTGACAGGCCAGACGGTCGTCTTTCAGCCCCATTTAATGCCCATGGCTCGTGGAATGGAGTTAACGATCTACATTCCCAACAGTTCCTTGTCAGCAAACAGCGTGGTGGAATTATGGCAAGATTATTATGACGGTAATGCGTTTATCACTGTCCTCTCGCCGGGTCAGAAGCCCCAAACCCGCCGTGTGCGGGATACCAACCGGATCGAACTGGGAGTCTCAGCCGACGAACGCTCAGGCACATTGGTTTTATATTCAGCCTTGGACAATTTACAAAAAGGGGCAGCCGGTCAGGCGGTACAACATGTCAATCGATGGATGAATTGGCCCATGGAATTAGGTTTGGAGTGA
- a CDS encoding aminotransferase class V-fold PLP-dependent enzyme, whose translation MTDQEIQAIREEFPLLHHQLYLNNCSLGSLPKRSTQYIQHFLDLWNEGGTEAWKEWFPQLQRIKDLLSPILSASSRDIALSPNVSTALTMVASMVAPLFPKRPKVVVSELDFPTTVYQWLVKKPLGVEVVVVKSRDGLSIDLDDWAKAIDSRTALVATGHVFYLTSAIQDIEALAQIAHDQGALIAIDGYHAVGTFPLQLHQSHVDFYVGGVLKWLLGGPGTAFLWTPEHIRREFPPTVASWLGSKEPFAFHNTSWEPADDATQLEFGTPPVQALYQAQGGLEIINQVGLETIRQRHLMLSRRLLQQTAHLPLSLHSPIDDEKRGGMVLFETPRAHEVVQELVKQHVIIDERPGLLRISPHFYNTEEEIDQFVESLTAALAK comes from the coding sequence ATGACAGATCAAGAGATTCAGGCAATTCGTGAAGAATTTCCTCTTTTACATCACCAATTATATTTAAATAATTGTTCACTGGGATCACTTCCCAAACGTTCGACCCAGTACATTCAGCATTTTTTGGATTTATGGAATGAGGGGGGGACCGAAGCCTGGAAAGAATGGTTTCCCCAGTTGCAACGCATTAAAGATTTGTTGAGCCCCATTCTCTCAGCATCTTCTCGTGATATTGCGCTCTCGCCCAACGTGTCAACGGCACTAACCATGGTCGCGTCCATGGTCGCTCCCCTGTTCCCCAAACGTCCCAAAGTGGTTGTCAGTGAACTCGATTTTCCCACCACCGTGTATCAATGGCTCGTGAAAAAGCCCTTAGGGGTAGAAGTTGTCGTTGTCAAAAGTCGAGACGGCCTCAGTATTGATCTGGACGACTGGGCTAAAGCTATCGATTCGCGCACCGCTTTAGTGGCTACGGGCCATGTTTTCTATTTAACATCAGCCATCCAAGACATAGAAGCGTTAGCACAAATTGCCCATGACCAGGGAGCTCTCATTGCTATTGATGGGTACCATGCAGTCGGTACCTTTCCCTTACAATTGCATCAAAGCCACGTGGACTTTTATGTCGGTGGCGTATTGAAATGGCTTCTTGGGGGACCTGGCACCGCGTTTTTGTGGACTCCTGAACATATTCGCCGAGAGTTCCCCCCCACTGTTGCCAGTTGGCTCGGTTCGAAAGAACCCTTTGCCTTCCACAATACCAGCTGGGAACCTGCAGATGACGCCACCCAGCTAGAATTCGGTACACCCCCCGTCCAAGCCCTATACCAGGCTCAAGGTGGCCTTGAAATTATCAACCAGGTAGGACTTGAGACAATTCGTCAAAGACATCTCATGCTGTCGCGACGTCTACTCCAACAAACCGCTCACTTGCCCCTTAGCCTGCATAGTCCCATTGATGATGAGAAGCGGGGCGGTATGGTCCTCTTTGAGACACCCAGAGCTCACGAAGTCGTGCAGGAATTGGTCAAACAGCACGTCATCATCGATGAACGCCCAGGATTACTTCGCATTTCGCCGCATTTTTACAACACGGAAGAAGAAATTGACCAGTTTGTGGAGTCTCTTACCGCCGCGCTCGCCAAGTAA
- a CDS encoding DUF421 domain-containing protein encodes MDELFILLYRTAILWLVALLVFRMMGKRTLAKMGPFDFAVIIMIGEAVAIGMEDSKTPLINAIGITVLLGLLQYLLTWLNVRFRWLEKMTQGTSTRLIHNGHIDQHMLKKERVSNADLFMELRKNDVPLKDVSEARLEPTGDISVKKKTSQSSSKSSKGKSGSQN; translated from the coding sequence GTGGACGAGCTATTTATTTTATTATATCGAACTGCAATCCTTTGGCTTGTAGCTTTATTGGTATTTCGCATGATGGGCAAAAGAACCCTGGCCAAAATGGGTCCCTTTGACTTTGCTGTGATCATTATGATCGGCGAAGCCGTTGCTATAGGCATGGAAGATAGCAAGACACCACTGATTAATGCGATTGGCATTACCGTGTTGTTGGGGCTCTTGCAGTATTTATTAACGTGGTTAAATGTGCGTTTCCGTTGGTTGGAGAAAATGACGCAAGGGACATCCACCAGGCTGATTCATAATGGTCATATCGACCAGCACATGCTGAAAAAAGAACGGGTCTCCAATGCCGATTTGTTTATGGAATTGCGTAAAAATGACGTGCCGTTGAAAGATGTGTCCGAGGCCCGCCTGGAGCCAACGGGTGACATTTCGGTGAAGAAAAAAACCTCACAATCGTCGTCGAAATCCTCTAAAGGGAAGTCTGGTTCCCAAAATTAG
- the glnA gene encoding type I glutamate--ammonia ligase translates to MGLTKTDVLEKAKALNVKFIRLQFTDILGVVKNVAIPLQSLEAALDGQIMFDGSSIEGFVRIEESDMYLDPDPDTFAIFPWSPPEGMTARLMCDIKHPDGSPFAGDPRTTLKRVLREAHELGYDITVGPEPEFFLFERDKDGKATNRTVDQAGYFDLSPVDLGEDVRREIVLTLEQMGIGIEATHHEVSPGQHEIDLRYADALRTADNIVTFRFVARTVALQRNFHATFMPKPLQGVNGSGLHLHQALFKDGVNAFQDPKHPDGISKIGLRYIAGLIEHAKAFTAITNPLINSYKRLVPGYEAPVYIAWSMGNRSPMIRVPQARGEATRIELRSPDPSCNPYLALAVTIKAGLDGIKRKLDAPAPVSRNIYRMHEHERREYGIENLPEDLAEALDYFEKDNVMREALGEHIFSRFLEAKRIEWEIYRQQVHDWEIDQYLTVY, encoded by the coding sequence ATGGGACTGACAAAGACCGATGTCTTAGAAAAAGCAAAAGCTCTCAATGTCAAATTTATCCGTCTGCAATTTACCGATATTTTAGGCGTGGTCAAAAATGTGGCCATCCCTTTACAATCCCTTGAAGCGGCTTTAGATGGCCAAATTATGTTTGATGGGTCATCGATAGAAGGTTTTGTACGGATTGAAGAATCTGATATGTATCTTGATCCCGATCCGGACACCTTTGCCATTTTTCCCTGGAGTCCTCCTGAGGGGATGACAGCCCGTCTCATGTGTGATATCAAACATCCCGACGGTAGTCCCTTTGCCGGAGACCCCCGGACCACGTTGAAACGGGTTTTACGCGAAGCCCATGAGCTGGGTTATGACATTACCGTGGGACCTGAACCCGAATTCTTTTTATTTGAACGCGACAAAGACGGCAAAGCGACTAACCGGACAGTCGACCAGGCGGGATATTTCGATTTATCTCCTGTCGATTTAGGAGAAGATGTCCGCCGGGAAATCGTATTAACCTTAGAACAAATGGGCATTGGTATTGAAGCGACGCACCACGAAGTCTCCCCAGGCCAGCATGAAATTGATCTACGCTACGCCGATGCGTTACGAACAGCCGACAATATCGTGACCTTTCGCTTCGTCGCGCGCACCGTCGCCCTCCAGCGCAATTTTCATGCGACTTTCATGCCCAAGCCGCTGCAGGGAGTCAATGGGTCTGGACTTCATTTGCATCAAGCCCTGTTCAAAGATGGAGTCAATGCCTTTCAAGATCCGAAACACCCTGATGGGATTAGCAAAATTGGTCTCCGATACATTGCAGGCTTAATTGAACATGCCAAGGCTTTTACCGCCATCACCAACCCCTTGATTAATAGCTATAAACGCCTGGTTCCTGGCTACGAAGCTCCGGTCTATATCGCCTGGTCAATGGGCAATCGCAGTCCCATGATTCGCGTTCCCCAAGCACGAGGGGAAGCCACACGCATTGAACTGCGCTCCCCTGACCCATCTTGTAACCCGTATTTGGCTTTAGCTGTGACCATTAAGGCTGGATTAGATGGCATCAAACGCAAGCTCGATGCTCCAGCTCCTGTCAGCCGTAACATTTACCGGATGCACGAACATGAACGCCGCGAATATGGTATCGAGAATCTCCCAGAAGATCTCGCCGAGGCTTTGGATTATTTTGAGAAAGACAATGTCATGCGCGAAGCCCTGGGTGAGCACATTTTTTCCCGGTTTCTTGAAGCCAAACGCATTGAATGGGAAATTTACCGTCAGCAAGTTCATGACTGGGAAATCGATCAATATCTCACCGTCTACTAA